From Rhinopithecus roxellana isolate Shanxi Qingling chromosome 17, ASM756505v1, whole genome shotgun sequence, one genomic window encodes:
- the EPCAM gene encoding epithelial cell adhesion molecule — translation MAPPQVLAFGLLLAAATASFAAAQKECVCENYKLAVNCFLNDNGQCQCTSIGAQNTVLCSKLAAKCLVMKAEMNGSKLGRRAKPEGALQNNDGLYDPDCDESGLFKAKQCNGTSTCWCVNTAGVRRTDKDTEITCSERVRTYWIIIELKHKAREKPYDVQSLRTALEEAIKTRYQLDPKFITNILYEDNVITIDLVQNSSQKTQNDVDIADVAYYFEKDVKGESLFHSKKMDLRVNGEQLDLDPGQTLIYYVDEKAPEFSMQGLKAGVIAVIVVVVIAIVAGIVVLVISRKKRMAKYEKAEIKEMGEMHRELNA, via the exons ATGGCGCCCCCGCAGGTCCTCGCGTTCGGGCTTCTGCTTGCGGCGGCGACGGCGAGTTTTGCCGCAGCTCAGAAAG aatgTGTCTGTGAAAACTACAAGCTGGCCGTAAATTGCTTTTTGAATGACAATGGTCAATGCCAGTGTACTTCAATTGGTGCACAAAATACTGTCCTTTGCTCAAAGC TGGCTGCCAAATGTTTGgtgatgaaggcagaaatgaatgGCTCAAAACTTGGGAGAAGAGCGAAACCTGAAGGGGCTCTCCAGAACAATGATGGCCTTTACGATCCTGACTGCGATGAGAGCGGGCTCTTTAAGGCCAAGCAGTGCAACGGCACCTCCACGTGCTGGTGTGTGAACACTGCTGGGGTCAGAAGAACTGACAAGGACACTGAAATAACCTGCTCTGAGCGAGTGAGAACCTA CTGGATCATCATTGAATTAAAACACAAAGCAAGAGAAAAACCTTATGATGTTCAAAGTTTGCGGAC TGCACTTGAGGAGGCGATCAAAACGCGTTATCAACTGGATCCAAAATTTATCACAAATATTCTG tatgAGGATAATGTTATCACTATTGATCTGGTTCAAAATTCTTCTCAAAAAACTCAGAATGATGTGGACATAGCTGATGTggcttattattttgaaaaagat GTTAAAGGTGAATCCTTGTTTCATTCTAAGAAAATGGACCTGAGAGTAAATGGAGAACAACTGGATCTGGATCCTGGTCAAACTTTAATTTATTATGTCGATGAAAAAGCACCTGAATTCTCAATGCAGGGTCTAAAAGCTGGTGTTATTGCTGTTATTGTGGTTGTGGTGATAGCAATTGTTGCTGGAATTGTTGTGCTG